One genomic segment of Plasmodium cynomolgi strain B DNA, chromosome 14, whole genome shotgun sequence includes these proteins:
- a CDS encoding cytochrome b5 (putative) — protein MARKKLKVIGDKDLQKLKGESKCCIIINDLVYDVTAFLEHPGGFEVLKEHDGKDATEAFRQIGHSANAQKLMKTFLIGIQKNSALYNKKADTKTVEGKKEFVYYSEEEIKEETEAVAGAEANGKAPKEEKPPEEEKVNYPLVAFAILLFSITYYFLFLQK, from the exons ATGGCAAGGAAAAAACTCAAAGTGATCGGCGACAAGGATCTCCAGAAGCTGAAAGGGGAGTCCAAATGTTGCATCATTATAAACGACTTGGTGTACGACGTCACTGCGTTTTTGGAACATCCCGGGGGGTTCGAGGTTCTCAAGGAGCATGATG GAAAAGACGCAACGGAGGCCTTCCGCCAAATAGGCCACTCTGCCAACGCGCAGAAGCTGATGAAGACGTTCCTAATTGGCATTCAAAAGAACTCAGCCCTCTACAACAAAAAGGCGGACACAAAGACGGTGGAGGGTAAGAAGGAGTTCGTGTATTACTCCGAGGAGGAGATAAAGGAGGAAACCGAAGCGGTGGCAGGAGCGGAAGCGAATGGGAAGGCCCCTAAAGAGGAGAAG CCCccagaggaagaaaaagtaaactACCCCCTTGTGGCATTCGCCATCCTCCTCTTCAGCattacatattattttttgtttttacaaaaataa
- a CDS encoding hypothetical protein (putative) → MLSLKASRADNFYYGSVEDERIKKKKQKEEKKRNKIKKDYSEIKFEVPYTIICTKCKAYVYKGERFNSERRQIGFYLSTPFYSFTFTCKKCLNIIAFETNPKDCSYDVIQGARKKNEQFENVLTEQGRNNVNSIDFEKNKKKTNPFLLLEVEALRRKGRSGEEATHGSELHNEDHSNEDDSQNEEHININDVIKENYRRNHIMKNDFFCNSNLRKQLRDMKKEKIQQLEERKRKNIFIDIVEGGDPLEEVVVKEYVRFGEKFRRGRGAQAEGTQAGGVRLSDHRSKDRQGKDPPIKRKLAKSSLIKKKKSSIFDQKYLKKGR, encoded by the exons ATGCTGTCGCTGAAGGCGTCCAGGGCGGACAACTTCTACTACGGTAGTGTGGAGGACGAGCGCatcaagaagaagaagcagaaggaggagaaaaaaagaaacaaaatcaaAAAGGACTACAGCGAAATCAAATTTGAAGTGCCGTACACCATTATATGTACGAAATGCAAAGCGTATGTGTACAAAGGAGAGAGGTTCAACAGTGAGAGGAGACAAATAGGGTTCTACTTGAGTACCCCATTTTATTCCTTCACTTTTACGTGCAAGAAATGCCTAAATATAATTGCCTTTGAAACGAATCCAAAGGACTGCTCGTACGATGTCATCCAGGGagccagaaaaaaaaacgagcagTTCGAAAATGTCTTAACGGAACAGGGACGCAATAATGTTAACTCCATcgactttgaaaaaaataaaaaaaaaacaaacccGTTTCTGCTGTTAGAAGTTGAGGCCCTCCGGAGGAAGGGGCGCTCCGGTGAAGAAGCCACGCACGGGA GCGAACTCCACAACGAGGATCACTCGAATGAGGACGACTCCCAAAACGAAGAACACATAAACATAAACGACGTTATCAAGGAAAACTATCGACGAAACCACATTATGAAAAATGACTTTTTTTGCAACAGTAATCTGAGGAAGCAATTAAGGgacatgaaaaaagaaaaaattcagcagCTGGAAGAGCGCAAgcggaaaaatatttttatagacATTGTGGAAGGGGGGGACCCCCTTGAGGAGGTGGTCGTAAAGGAGTATGTGCGCTTTGGGGAGAAGTTCAGGCGGGGCAGGGGCGCCCAGGCAGAGGGCACCCAGGCAGGAGGCGTCCGGCTGAGTGATCACCGCAGTAAGGACCGCCAAGGGAAGGACCCCCCGATTAAACGCAAACTTGCCAAAAGTAgcttgataaaaaaaaagaagagtagCATATTTGACCAGAAGTACCTCAAGAAGGGGAGGTAG